One window of Parabacteroides sp. FAFU027 genomic DNA carries:
- a CDS encoding DUF2905 domain-containing protein, with product MHNTGKVLILLGLIAVIAGIVVYFWGDKFSWLGHLPGDICIEKENFRFYFPITTMIIVSVVLSIIVRIIQKLF from the coding sequence ATGCATAATACTGGAAAAGTTCTGATTTTATTGGGTTTAATCGCTGTGATAGCAGGAATCGTAGTCTATTTCTGGGGAGATAAGTTCTCCTGGCTGGGCCATTTGCCCGGCGACATTTGTATTGAAAAGGAGAACTTCAGGTTTTATTTCCCAATAACCACGATGATTATAGTCAGTGTGGTGTTGTCAATAATCGTCCGGATAATTCAGAAGCTATT